The DNA region GCTTTGACGAACTCTTCTCTCAGACCGCCCTGCCAGACCTCCTGGCACGCAGCGCAGCGAAGTAAACAGATGCAACAGAACAACCAAGTCCCCTACATCCCCACGGACGCGCCCTTCTCCGGCGATCAGCGGGCATGGCTCGGCGGCTTCCTCGCCGGTCTCCATTCCCGCGCGCTCATGGGTGGCGGCGAACAGGCCGTGGCCCCGGGCGAGCAGCAGGTGAAGGCCAAACCGCTCGACATTCTCTTCGGCACGCAGACGGGCAATGCCGAGAGCCTTGCGGAAGAGGCGGCCGCGCTCGCCAAGACCCGCGGGTTCCAGCCGCGGGTGAACGAGATGGACGCGATCGAGATGGATGCGCTTTCCCAGATGGAGAACGTGATCATCGTCGTCTCGACCTATGGCGAGGGCGAAATGCCCGACAATGCGCACATGTTCTGGGAGGCGCTCAGCGCGTCCACGGCCCCGCGCATGGAGAGCCTCAACTACGCCGTGCTGGCGCTGGGCGACACCTCCTATGACGAGTTCTGCCAGGCGGGGAAGGTCATCGATACCCGTCTCGAGCAGCTGGGTGCCAAGCGCCTTGGGCCGCGGATCGACTGCGACGTGGATTTCGAGGACGCGGCGACCGCATGGCTCATGGATACCGTGCCCACGGCCGACGCAACAGTCGCCAATGTGAGTGATGAGCCCGTCGTGGTCGCCAAGAAGGACGGCTACAACCGAAAGAACCCCTACGCCGCGAAGGTCGTGGGCAACACGCTCCTTTCCGGCAAGAATTCCGGCAAGGAAATCAGGCACATGAGCTTCGCGCTTGGCGATAGTGGGCTGACCTACGAGGCCGGTGACGCGCTGGGCGTGATGCCGATCAACGCGCCCGATCTCGTGGATGCGTGGCTCACGCGCCTTGGGGCCAGGGCTGACGATGCTGTCGCGGGACATGACGCGCCGCTGGGCGAGCTTCTCGCGAAGCGCTTCGAGATCATGACGCCGGGCCGGGAGTTCATCCGCGAGATCGAGAAACGCGCAGGCCACGAAGAACTCACCCATGTTCAGTCGAACGGGGACAAGGAGGCGCTTGAGGCGTTTCTCTGGGGCAAGGACGCGCTTGATCTCATGAACCTCAACCCGGGGCTGAAGCTCTCCGCCGACGAGGTCGTGAGCTGGCTGAAGCCGCTTCAGCACCGTGCCTATTCGATCTCGTCGTGCCCCGTTGCGAACCCGGGAGAGGTGCATACCACCGTGGCCGCCGTGCGCTGGCTGGCGGAGGGTCGTGTGCACAAGGGAGTGGCCTCGACCTTCATGGCCGACATGGCGCCCGAGGGCAGCGAGGTGGGCATTTTCATGAGCCCGAACAAGAGCTTCCGCATCCCCACCGATGACAGTGTCCCGATGGTTATGGTGGGCCCCGGTACCGGCATCGCGCCGTTCCGCGCCTTCCTGCAGGCCCGCCGCGAACGTGGTGCGCAGGGCACCAACTGGCTCTTCTTCGGGGACCAGCATCGCGAGACGGATTTCATCTACGAAGACGAGCTTTCGAAGATGTCCGCCGATGGTCTTTTGACCCGCCTCGATCTCGCTTTCTCCCGGGATCAAAAGGAAAAGATCTACGTCCAGCACCGCATGGAGGAGAATGGCAAGGACCTCTTCGCGATGCTCGAGGAGGGCGGGCATTTCTATGTCTGCGGGGATGCCACGCGGATGGCGAAGGACGTGGATGCCGCGCTCCATCGGATCGTGGCGGAGCACGGCGCGATGGGCGACGAACAGGTGGTCGACTATGTCAACGCGCTCAAGCGAGAGAAGCGCTACGTCCGCGACGTCTACTGACATCTGCCCACTCCGCGCGGCGCGTGAGCCGGTCGCCGGAGGGGCAATATACGCTTCAGGCACACCTGTGAATGCCTGGAAGCGAGCTGGTAGCCTCTCGTGTTGCCCGCGGTGTCCGGGATCGAGAAAAATAGGCGGGCGCGATGGTCGGTCATCGCGCCCGCCTCTTTCGTTCTTCGGGCACCCACAAGTCCGTCGGAGCCGTCCTCAGGCCGCCACCTTAGCGGACAGGAGCCCGTGGAGCGCGATGATCTCCTCGCGGCGCAGCTCGTGTCCGCCGTCATGGACGACCTGCCCCACATCAGCACCCATCTCGTCAAAGTAGCTGAGGAGCTTCTGGCTCTCGGCCCAGGGCGTGATCGGGTCCTGCCGGCCTGCGGTGATCAGGATCTTGCGCCCGGTGAGATCGACGGGCGCAGGGCTCCACGGGATGAGCGGATGCAAGAGCCCCGCCCGGTCAAAGAGGCCCGGATGCTCTAGGATCGTGGCGGCAAGGATGTTGGCCCCGTTCGAGTAGCCGAAGCCGTAGACCGGGCCATGGCCGACCTCCGCTTCGACGAAAGCGGCCATCTTCTCTACCGCGCGGGCGAGGTCGTCCATGTCGTAGACCCCCTCCCCCGTGCGCTTGAAGAAGCGCGCCGCGCCGTGCTCGCTCACATCCCCCCGGGGAGAGACGACGCGGGCGCCGGGCGCGAGCTCCTGGGCGAGGTCGAAGAACTGCGTCTCGTCCCCGCCCGTGCCGTGGAAGACGAAGAGCGTGGGC from Pseudomonadota bacterium includes:
- a CDS encoding alpha/beta hydrolase yields the protein MTYEALRTEGERGAPTLFVFHGTGGDETQFFDLAQELAPGARVVSPRGDVSEHGAARFFKRTGEGVYDMDDLARAVEKMAAFVEAEVGHGPVYGFGYSNGANILAATILEHPGLFDRAGLLHPLIPWSPAPVDLTGRKILITAGRQDPITPWAESQKLLSYFDEMGADVGQVVHDGGHELRREEIIALHGLLSAKVAA
- a CDS encoding sulfite reductase flavoprotein subunit alpha; this encodes MQQNNQVPYIPTDAPFSGDQRAWLGGFLAGLHSRALMGGGEQAVAPGEQQVKAKPLDILFGTQTGNAESLAEEAAALAKTRGFQPRVNEMDAIEMDALSQMENVIIVVSTYGEGEMPDNAHMFWEALSASTAPRMESLNYAVLALGDTSYDEFCQAGKVIDTRLEQLGAKRLGPRIDCDVDFEDAATAWLMDTVPTADATVANVSDEPVVVAKKDGYNRKNPYAAKVVGNTLLSGKNSGKEIRHMSFALGDSGLTYEAGDALGVMPINAPDLVDAWLTRLGARADDAVAGHDAPLGELLAKRFEIMTPGREFIREIEKRAGHEELTHVQSNGDKEALEAFLWGKDALDLMNLNPGLKLSADEVVSWLKPLQHRAYSISSCPVANPGEVHTTVAAVRWLAEGRVHKGVASTFMADMAPEGSEVGIFMSPNKSFRIPTDDSVPMVMVGPGTGIAPFRAFLQARRERGAQGTNWLFFGDQHRETDFIYEDELSKMSADGLLTRLDLAFSRDQKEKIYVQHRMEENGKDLFAMLEEGGHFYVCGDATRMAKDVDAALHRIVAEHGAMGDEQVVDYVNALKREKRYVRDVY